The Pocillopora verrucosa isolate sample1 chromosome 9, ASM3666991v2, whole genome shotgun sequence genome includes the window TATCTCATTGAAAATCTTTTGAATGTTATTAAATGACAAATCCACTTCAAGTAGTGAGCGTCAAATAAATATTGTACAAGTTTATTTCCCGtcagtgttttcttttaaatgtttcatggttatttttaaaatctaatgaAGTCTCGACTGAACGTGAGGAAGATATTTTCCCCAGTTATCTGATTTTATGCTTACTTTTTCTAGTTCCCAATTCGTCAATTAATTTTATGTAAGAAGTATTTGGGTGTTATTAAgtattattttaaatacttaTTTCACACATTCCATTTGCAGTTCCTCCATCATGGAATTGCACAGTCAATATGGGAGTTATTTTGGATGCGTCCCCCAGTTTCACTGAGGAGCAATTTAAAAAGATGAAGGAGTTTATCATGGATCTGGCCAGGAGCATTGATTTGGAGTCAGGCGCTTCACGGTTTGGTCTTATTACCAATGACAACGAATATGCAAAGTTAGAATTGGCCTTTGATTTGAGTCGTGGAGGAAAGCAAGAACTTTCTTATATTGGTCAGAAGCTCGACGGTGTGGAACAAACATCAAAATTCAGTTTATACAGGGTTCTCAGGAAAGCTGACAGCGTTTTATTCACCTGGAAAGTGACCAAGGATGGTAGAGACAAAGTGTTGATTATATTGAGTAATGGAGGATATAAGTCGAAGGTCTACGAATACAAGTCTTACGTGAAAGCATTAGAGGTTTGAACGATTTCATTAATCAGGGAAGCTTTATCAGCTTTACTTTAGGACCCTTATAAACCTTTCGGCGCCTCGTGATTGAGCGTGTTAATCAAGAACCGTGAAACGAGACATGAGAATCTGAGTTATTCGTCTTGATGTGGTGACATGATCCTTTCCCGCAGAAACTGCTTTTCTCGTTCCCAGCTTCCCACACTCAATATGTCATCCACCAATAGCTGAACATAGTGTAAAAACGAGATAGGTGAGGTAGACAGAGAATACAGGAGTAGGACCCTTCTTatactttttaacatttttttggtcttaaagaaaaaaggtgTGAAGATACTTGCTGTTGGAATCGGATTGCCGAACAAGCCAATACAGAAAGAGGATTTCCTTCCAATTTTGTCAAACAACGAGAAGAGGCTTTTCGAAGTCAATGATTTAAAAGAGCTGCCCAGTCTCTTACCAACCATAATGCGTGAGAGTTGCAAAGGTAAAGATTAGCCTTCCGTTCTACTGCTCAACATTAAATTTCAATCGCGAATCCATGGCGATGTACTATTGTTAATCGGtcggacgaagggctaaccctcaAAACGTCAGCCTAATAAACTCCTTTcagtggccaattcacgttatcaacttatTTGATCAAATCCAATTTTCTCTTGTGATATCCCTCCATTGACGAAGCACCACAGTGTCTTTAGACTCTTCAAATTCCTCGCAATGCGAGAGGCCATATAGATTCCAAAGGAACAATCTTTTGAATTATaatatttggtatttttttcttgatgtttattATGATGTCTCCATCTCTTgctctgattaaaaaaaaaaagtaaaaaactatCTCATTCTTTCAACTGCACCCTTATACGAGTTTTCACGTGCGTcgcattttttttatctttagaatCCAAGACATCTACCACAAGACGTAAGTATAAATAGACACACGTGAAGCTATTTAAATCTTCTTTTCTCCTAGTTTTATCTTGTCTTTACAgtttaaaatttcaacaaatttaaaCTTAGTCTGATATCTTTTGTTTCCCAAGCAGCTGCGATTTCTTTTTGTTACTTATTATTCTACGTAATGTTCTCTCAATCTAAGTCGTTTCAAAGACACGTACACTTGTGAATAGCAAACACTTTTATTGTAGATTGACTCCGACATACACATTGTACAAAACTAGAATCACAACTCTGACTTCTCACCCTAAACGCATTTAAAATATTCTAGACACCAAGCGTTACTCGAGTACTTTTTGAGGAGCGACGCGTGCTAAACCAGTAGAGAATCAAGAGAAACCGCCACTGAAATTATCGTAGGTTGCGTGAGGAACCAATTTTTAATAAAGTGTCGAAAGTCATTTCTCTAGTTTTATCGAGCtttgcactgtgattggtccataaaactggcgccatcctctcaacaaattagatgcaaaactaaaaacaatcgcgacttggtcattAGCATTTTcgcgcgcttcaagcagtttgcttgttttcactttgagttctcattaaCTAATGATAGTGTAAACCTTTGTTCCTATAGGTCGATAATGTaaaccttttttcctcttgGTCGATAATGcaaacctttgttctgattagtCGCctggattactttggtttttgtttttcgacactcaatcgaaaactGCTCTAACAAAGACAGTTCCCAGAAAGTGACGATGACAGTCTTTCTAATATGATAAAGTTCCAAAACACATTCTTACGTCACAGATTTTATtaaccattttttctttttgttttttcagtctcCAGTTGTAAACTTGACCTCGGTTTGGTGGTGGATACAACTCAAAGTATCAAACAAAAGAACATCAACGAATTGAAGACAGTTTTGAAAAACCTCGTGCAACAATTCGATATATCAAACGATGGAGCCCACATAGCCCTAGAGACATTCGGTGACAAAAGCGTAATCCACAATCTTTTTGACGaaccaaaattttttgaaaaaaactctCTTACAAATCTGATAGACGAAAAAATCGACAAACTGACAAAACCTACGCGTCTCGATTTGGCATTGGAGAAGGCCGACTTAGAACTATTCACCAAGGAAAATGGAGACAGACATGGCGTGCGAAGTGTTATGGTTTTGTTCACAGACGGAAGGTCTCACCCAAAGGAGACggagaaaaaaaagtacaagCAACATTTGAGAAGTATTAAGGTGAGGGACccatttgttttcaatattttctctcGGCCCTTTTTTTATTCACGGCCCTTTTTTCATTCAAACATAGTTGTGGTGTTTGTATTGTGGTGTTTGTATTGTGGTGTGATGTGATGTTTACTTTAAGAGCTGTATGCTTTTTCAGAATACACGCATCTTTTATCactaaaaaaggtaaaaaaagctCTGTGTTTCTCCCATTCTTCCGTTTGATTGTTTGTTGGTATGAATTTTTTCAGAGTAAAGGTGTCCGTGTGGTTGTTTTAGCAATCGGTCCAGACGCACAAAAGCCAAGTTATCAAAAGGTGCTGAAAGAGCTCGGGGGAGAAAACGTGTTTTCAGCACATGACTATGGGTCACTTGTCGGAGCACTCAGCGATGTCGTCAACATTATCTGTCGTGAGTTGTAGCTGTTATTACTACTTATTTTTAGCGAAGTtatggtggggggggggggcagtcTATTTTCTATAGCCTTCCCCTAATGCTCTTTGGCGACGACTGACTACCCCTccgttccctttgaaaaccaggTGACCCCCTTAAAATTAACCCACCCCCCTCCCCAGGGGAAAATTTATGAATTGTCCCTTCTCTGCtctcctttttaattttattcccTTTACACGgagaacaattttgttttactgtaCAATGTTTCTGTCCAACGCCaatcaaatgagaaaaaaaaaagaaaattggcttAATTTTTCACGAGAAATAATCTAATTTTCAAATTATGGCAGTTAgtgataaaatttcaaatgtccAACAtgaattctttctttttgtcactCTCCGTTCGAAATCATTATAAACCTGTTGACGTAGGAGTTATTTGCGGTGGAAATGAGCTGAAACAGAGATTTCTCACTTGCTTATGATCGCAGGTAGTATTGAGACGGTGGTTTTTTTGGTACAAGGAAAAAACGCAAatatttcttcatcatttattttcGAATTTATTAGCCTTTACATATTTCTTGCAAGGCTTTACCCAATAAACTTCACTCCGGACTATTGTTATCATAATGTCACTTCCATTCAGATGTGGCTCTTTAGTGTTCagttttgagaaattttaagatttatCCAACGGCGAAATTTGCTGATTCGGGCAAACACCGTGTACTGTTTGTTGACTTGCGCAAAGTTACAATTCGGTGAACCCCAGCTAACCGCTCCCTGTAGGACGAACTTCCCGGATGCGGAGTCCTTGCAGACGAATGGTCCTCCACTGTCGCCATGGCAACCTCCCTGCGATTCATTGGGGTTCAGGTTTCCGGCGCAAACCATTTGTTTGGTAACGTTGAGTATTCCCCCCGAGGGTGAAGCGGAAAGTTTCTGGGAACATTCGGCGTTGGAGACAAGTGGGAGCTGGGCCTGTTGAAGTTTGTGGTAGGAAGCACCCGGATGTTTCACCTTGCCCCACCCTACAGGATAAAGATATTCTGTATTGAGATTGTGCATTAAAGTTGCCATGCTTCCTTCTCGGGCTATAGCCTGACCTGCGATATGCACCAGtcatttaacatttaattgtaaGGACATAGCCGACTGGCTGATTCAATCCTTTGAAACGAGCGTGATAACATTTATGATAACACATCATTTAAGTCTGATAATGGCTTTTGCTAAGgctgtcgaaacgtcagtcacagCTACCGCCGACAATGTTCCTCCTCAGGCCGGGACTACACGATCACATTTATCAGATTACACGATCACATTTATCAGACTACACGATCACATTTATCAGACTACACGATCACATTTATGATTTTTATGACTACATTTATATTTTGCTAAATTTCACAAACAAAACGTTCTTATCCAAAGCTCTTATGAAACACACCAAATGTACGAAAACGACTTCTGATTATGAAAGAATGGTAAAAACACGATTCCAAATTAATGCGGGGATAGTGTGGTGTTCGGAATTcaattctttccattttttttcatccttgttCCTCGATCGTTCCTGTCTCACCAAACCaatgtttcaaaacttttcgcAATACTGAATTTAGATAagcttcattttattttacttgttttttttttacttttaaggcAGTTCTGCGCGTTTCAGGTTtgacttgaaaatttcaaaaggagttcctttaaaatttttcttcatttatagGCGTTACTGTAGCTAGCAAAACGTGACAAGTAATTACCTGTGATATAGCACGTGCTATTTAGAGAGACAGCTACGTCTCTCTTAGGAAGACAGATGGTGTTCACGTGACTATTCAACAGCACCGGGTGGTCGAGCTTGATTAAGGCAATGTCGTTATTGATGAGCGATGGGTAGTTGTACTTAGGGTGTTTAATCACTTTGGACGCGTTGCGGACCTGTTCTGTGCCGTCGGGGAAGAAGCGGTGCCAGTCTCCCAAGCGAATGCGGTATGAAGCAACGGGCAGATTGTCGTTAATGCAGTGGGCAGCTGTGACGACCCAGTTTGGTTTGATGAGGGACCCTCCGCAGAAGAACTTAGAATCATCGTCTCCAGCGTACAGACCTACTTGCCAGGGCCACGATCCGTGTATCGCATCTGTTCCACCGATAACACGGCCCTGAGGAACCACAGACCTGCCACATTCACCTGGAACGTTTTATGGGTCTTTAGTGTCCTctcattttaaaccttttcaATCCGAATCCAAGCAGACTTAACAGCGCAGGTTATTAAATGTTATACGGCTTGTATGAGAGATCAATATACTCTGTTATGTATTACCTCCGCATACTAAAAACACAGTTTCAAATATATAGGATCGCAATTGgtttatttttgcatttgattagTTGAAGCAATGATGCCGGTGATTTCTTTAAGCTAATCACAGTGTGTAGTGGTGTAAAATCTGATTAAAATTGAACAATCTTCGACAACGCATGGAAAAATTCCTCTGATCCACTCAAACTTACCCAGGGGCTGTCCAGGCTGCACCGGTTGTGGAGTCGCATGAGAAGTTAtatctgaaaaggaaattaattttttagttgaatttcgtcaagttcagtctgcaattgaaaaaaaatactttattagGGTTTGATTAGTAGTGGAGTGGATCGCAAGGGAAATACCAAGCGAGTTTTTTTCGCTGTAAAGCCCCATAAAAACTCAGTGCACATACAATACACATAGTATACAATTTTTTAAGATGGAACAACGGCTGGCATTACCTACGTTTGAATAAAGTATAGTTTTAGCATGACCTTTATTATATCATCTGCTTTACTTACTGCAGAGATGACAAGTCTTTTCACAGTACTTCTTCATAAGTTCGAAATATTTTGGAATGTTACATAGACCCATTTGATCATACACTTGGCAGTTATCTAGATAGTCACCGCAACctgaaataaggaaaaacaaaaccaaaaataaaacaaaacaaaaccaaaaaaagaaaacaacataaaaaaaaagctttggcAAAAACTCAGGACATGAGCATTGGAACCTCTGACCTTTTGGTTCCGCTCTGTCACTAAGCCTACAGAGAACTGATCTTTCTCCTTACGGGGAGAGATGTGAAACATTTGTCACGAAAgtgggaaaaagagaaaaaaaaaggtcccTTTCAATGGGAAGTGAGGAATTGAGCTCCGGCCAATTTCGACTTCGAAGTCAGATGCTCAACAGTCTGAGCTACAGCTACTGTATATTTCTACGATCAGCATTGTGGAAAGCACCCTAAGTAGGTATGGAACAAAAATGAATGGGAAATCTTCCACTCAGATGTCGAATTGAGAATCTTGATGATGGTTAATGATCAAATGACGAGTGTTGAAAACAGAACGAAACGGACCACGATTTTGAACACACATTTCCAGAAACAAAATGTATGTTTCTCAGAGGTACATTGGAAAAGCAGAATTGCCATACACTCACCTAGGGTCATGGAGAAAAGAGATAACAAACCAAAAGTAACGCAGGACAACATCATAAGATCTCTGTACAACAGATATTGCTTTAAGCGAACTATTATTACTAAACGACCTCTGAGTTTCGGAGAAAGAGGACAATCGACTCATTTCGATTTCTTTTATGTTCGTCACTGTGAATGGATGTACATCAGCTGTATTGACGACGACGTTTTGCATTGTTCTGAGGTGTGACAGCATTTAcgcaattaaaagaaaaacttttagaATAAAAGTGCGGTTATTTGTGTTTGCTGGTGTCAAAATTATGATCACATTGAAGTTACTTCGAGGTTGTTGACAAAAAAAGTGTAAAGAAGTTGAGAAATCCcttttgaataaagaaaatccCTGAGTAAAGAAGACTGCAATATTATTTCAGCAAATCTGCTGAAATAATATTGCAGACTATTGAAGACTACTCTAAATATTGAAAAAGTCGTTCAGAATTTTAGCTGAGAGGAATTTCGGGGTTGGAGAACATAATTTGCAGTTACAAATATTCACGATAAAGAGGTACCTATtttactttggatactttcTACATGAAATCGTCAACTCTTGTGGTATATGAAAATCCTTCTCAAGAGAAGTTGTTACAATATGAAATGAGATACCATTCTTTCAATAGGAGCTATCCGAACATTCactcatttttaaaataaagcatTTACTGCTAAGTATTTTCAAGAGGGAAAATTCCTTTCTATACATACACGAGGTCATTCCAAAGGTAAAATCTCATAAGTAATTAATAATGCCTCTGAAAGTCCTCTGAGGTAGCCAGTGTTCTTCCTTTGTcttatttcatgttttgtaaGAA containing:
- the LOC131780217 gene encoding collagen alpha-6(VI) chain-like, giving the protein MGVLSFMLVSFLGTLPIAAAVPPSWNCTVNMGVILDASPSFTEEQFKKMKEFIMDLARSIDLESGASRFGLITNDNEYAKLELAFDLSRGGKQELSYIGQKLDGVEQTSKFSLYRVLRKADSVLFTWKVTKDGRDKVLIILSNGGYKSKVYEYKSYVKALEKKGVKILAVGIGLPNKPIQKEDFLPILSNNEKRLFEVNDLKELPSLLPTIMRESCKVSSCKLDLGLVVDTTQSIKQKNINELKTVLKNLVQQFDISNDGAHIALETFGDKSVIHNLFDEPKFFEKNSLTNLIDEKIDKLTKPTRLDLALEKADLELFTKENGDRHGVRSVMVLFTDGRSHPKETEKKKYKQHLRSIKSKGVRVVVLAIGPDAQKPSYQKVLKELGGENVFSAHDYGSLVGALSDVVNIICPPNPCEAQGMDLAFAIDRTRSVGIDNYKLVKGFLLQLTDALTIGPEETHTGLIVFAKQAHVISTFADGGFYDKENLYHLIYNLSGEKGSFGLRLFIDRALKKANEELFTDRGGDRPEFPNVLILLSAGKTNPESKSFSATIPLLQKKGVKIIAIGVGNYEEFEGQLEEIAGEDVYTVNSFKQLSDLFAGILEATCSQPQVNRRLFKLRRDWHRNILT